The Synechococcus sp. M16.1 genome includes the window GTTCAATGAGCTCTACGACCTCTGCAGTGGCGGCAGTCTCTGGAGTGCGGCATCACCGGAGGATCCCTACGGTCGTTTCGGCGTTCTCGAGTGCCTCGACTATGCCTGGTACGAAAGTCTTGACGTTCGTCTCTACGGATCCCTGGCCCTGCTGCAGCTCTGGCCGGAACTCGATAAGGCCGTGCTGCGCAGCTTTGCCCGGGCGATTCCGGCCGCAGATGCCACCCTGCGCCCGATCGGTTGGTACTTCACCCAGGGCAAGGGCCGGGTGGAGGCTGACCGCAAGGTGAAAGGAGCCACCCCCCACGACCTCGGGGCTCCCAACGAGATCCCCTGGGATGCGACCAACTACACCGCCTATCAAGACTGCAATCTCTGGAAAGACCTTGGCAGTGATTTTGTGCTGCAGGTGTGGCGCACGTTCAAGCTCGCCCCCAGTGGTGAAGACATCCGCTTCCTCGCCGATTGCTGGCCGGCGGCCGTGGAGGCGCTGCGCTACCTGAAGACGTTCGACGTGAACAACGATGGCCTGCCCGACAACGGCGGTGCTCCGGATCAGACCTTCGACGACTGGCCCCTCAAAGGGGTGAGTGCCTACTGCGGTGCCCTCTGGATTGCTGCGCTTGAGGCAGCCCTGGCCATTGCCCAGATGCTTCAGCTCAGTACCGGGCTGGATACCTCCGCTGAGCAAAGGGAATTCAGCGGTTGGCTGGAGCAATCCCGGGGCAATTTCGACAAGCTGCTCTGGAACGGCGAGTACTACGACATTGATGCCGAGAGCGTCACGCCGGTGGTGATGGCCGATCAACTCTGCGGCGATTTCTACGCACGGCTCCTGGGCCTGCCGCCGGTGGTGAGCGACAACAACAGCCGCAGCACCTTGAAGGCGGTGAAGGAGGCCTGCTTCGAGGCTTTCGATGGAGGATCCCTCGGTGTGGCCAATGGTCTTCGTCGCGATGGCACGCCGTTGGATCCCAATGGCACCCACCCGCTCGAGGTGTGGACGGGAATCAACTTCGGGATCGCCAGTTATTACCGCTTGATGGGAGACAAGCAGACGGCGCAAGCGATCTGCTCAGCGGTTGTCGAGCAGGTGTATTCCGGTGGTCTGCAGTTCCGCACCCCTGAGGCGATCACTGCGGTGAACACCTTCCGGGCCTGTCACTACCTCAGGGCCATGGCCATCTGGGGGCTCTGGGCCACGGAGACCGACTGGATGCTCATCCCCGGAGCGGATGCCCGTTGAAGCGTGGCGCTGGGGGATTCACCGAACTGGTTGCGGTAATCCCTGGCGAGGTGATTACGGCTCTGGAAGCCGTAATGGCAGGCAATTTCATGAACGGTGCTGCCGCCAATGGTCTGCTGCACCTCCGGGGAGCTGAGGGCGTGATGCACCTGGCTGAGCCGGATCTGTTTCAGCAACGCCATGGGGCCGGTGCCGAAGCTCTGGCGGCTGTGGTGAACGATCGAAGACCGCGAGGCGAAGATCGTGGCGCTGAGATCGTTGAGCGTGATCGCTTGGCCGGTGTTCTTGAACCCCAAGCCACCAGATCCTTCATCAGTCCTGCCCCCCACACCCAGTTCACCACTGGCTGTTCCCTGCAGCTGATGGGGTGACAACGCTTCCAGCACCGCCACTTCCACCAGATCCTCCTGGCCCCCTCCCATCAGCTGGGCCTGGATCAAGCTGCTGATCTCTGCAAACCGTTGGGGGTGGACGTTGGCGGAGTTGGACCTGTGGATCACCTCGAGCGTCTGGTGATCACCGGTGGCGGTGGCGAGCTGTTCAAATCGTGTCTGGGAGACGAGGGCAACCTGGATGTGGTCCCCTGCCGGAAGCTGAACAAAAGCGTCGCTCAGGCCGGCATGAAAACCATGCAGTGAGCCGGGTTGTGTTCCCTTCCCACGAACCACCGGCAGCTGATCGGTGGTGCTCCAGCTGAGGGGAAAGACCCCAGGGCGTCGGTTGCCCTGAAGCAGCAGGTCTTGATTGGTCTGGATGGATAAAACCGGCAGCTGCCGTGAACCATCCAGCTGGAAGCTCCCTTTGAGCCGGCCCCGGCTCAATTAGGCGACATCCATTTCAAAGCCCACCGCCTGCAGGCTGTTGCTGAGGCCCGGACCAGAGTGGAATGCAACCTCCATGGGCTGATTGTTGGCGTGAATCGCCTTCTGTGCAGGTTTGTTGTGAGAATTCATTCACTCACCTCCTGCCCATGCGCCGTTTGTTCTGCTGTTTGTTGGCTGCTCTGGGGCTGCTGCTGCTCACGCCAGGTCTGGCATGGGCCCAGGTTCATCAGCACGAAAACGAGGATGGCGTCGCCATGGTCCGTTCGCTGGAGAGCCTCAGGGACCTCGATTACGACAGCTGGCAGGCGGTGGCCTACCGCGAAGGCCCTCCGGGCCAGCCGGTGGTGCTGCGCGTGGTGGGCTATCCCGGGAAACTGCGGCTCGATCATCCGGTGAGCCTCCAGGTGTTGGCGGGTCGGCGCGAGTGGCAGCTGGACGACATCACCCTGGCCAATCCGGTGCTGGCCACCGATGGGCGCGACGCAGCGGCTGAATTTGCCCTCGATCCTCTGCTGGACGATCTCAGCAACAACCGACCGCTGCGTTTGGCGTTGCCAGGTGTCTTCACCGAGTTGCCGATCCCTCCCTACGTCGTCGGTGAATGGCGCTCCCTGCAGGACCTGCCCCTCAGCTGATGTGGGAGCTCTGGATGCGGCGGGCCCTGGCCCTGGCTGCCCTTGCTGAAGGTCACACCAGCCCCAACCCCCTCGTGGGGGCCGTGGTTCTTGATCGCGAAGGGCGCCTTGTGGGCGAAGGCTTCCATTCGCGGGCCGGAGATGCCCATGCCGAGGTGGGTGCCTTGCGGCAAGCCGGTGATGCGGCCCGGGGTGGAACCCTCGTGGTCACCCTTGAACCCTGCTGCCACCACGGCCGCACGCCCCCCTGCAGTGAGGCGGTGCTGCGCGCGGGTATTGGCCGCGTTGTGATCGCCCTGGAGGATCCCGATCCCCGGGTGGATGGGGGCGGCATCCGTCAGCTGAGGCAGGCGGGGCTGGAGGTGATCAGTGGTGTGCTGCGCGAGGAGGCCCGCCAGCAGAACCGGGCTTTTCTGCACCGCGTTCGCACCGGCCGTCCGTTTGGGGTTCTGAAGTGGGCCATGAGCCTGGATGGCCGCACTGCTTTGCCCAATGGCGCCAGCCAATGGATCAGCGGTCCACCCGCCCGCGATTGGGTGCATCAGCTGCGCAGTGGCATGGATGCCGTGGTGGTTGGGGGCGGCACGGTTCGCGGCGATGATCCGCTGCTCACCAGCAGGGGCCGGCGTTCACCGGAGCCGCTGCGGGTGGTGTTGAGCCGCAGTTTGGATCTGCCGGATCGTGCCCAGCTCTGGGACACCGCGGTGGCACCGACCCTCGTGGCCCATGGCCCCGATGCCGACCTCCGGCGTTTGCCATCCGGGCCTGAGGCACTGGGGCTTTCGGCCTGTGAACCGCAGCAGCTGATGGAGGCCCTGGCGGAACGGGGGTGCAACCAGGTGCTTTGGGAATGCGGCCCTGAGCTGGCGGCTGCGGCGATCCAGCAGGGCTGCGTGCAGGAGATTGCAGCGGTGGTGGCTCCGAAGCTGATGGGGGGCATGGCGGCCCGCACCCCCCTTGGAGATCTGAACTTCAGCGCCATGGATCAGGTGCTGCAGGGGCAGTGGCATCAGAGCGAGCCCATGGGCAACGACTGGTTGCTGCGTTGGCGCAGCGGCAGCTGAGCTCAGCGCTCCCGGCTCTGCCGATCGAGGCTGCTGGCGAAGCGGCCGATCAGCACCCCCATCACGGCAGCGAGGTACAGCGGTCCGGCAACGCTGGTGGCCACACTCACCATCCGTGACAGGGGGAGCATCGGGCTGATGTCCCCGAAGCCGACGGTAGTGAGGCAAACGAAGGCGTAGTAGTTGATTGCCGAAAACAGGCGGGCGCTGGCCAGGACGCTCGAATCGCCGACGTTGGCCATCTCCAGGGGTTGAAAGCTGCCCGGCTGGATGGTTTCCAGAGCACTCATCACCAGGCCGGCGGCGAGGCCGATGTGCAGGTATCCCGCAGTGGCACCCATCAGCAGCGCTTCGGTGACGCGTTTTGTGCTGGCGAAGCGGGTTACCAGGCGGATCACACTCCAGCCCACCAGCACGCTCCAGCTCAGGGCCAGCGGCATGCCGCTGTAGATCAGCTCCAGGGGCGTGAGCAGCCAGAGCCACATGGTCACCAAGGCCATCAGCCCCAGACCCCGATACAGCGCATCACTCCAGTTCGGAGCGTTGCTGCTCCCCACCATCACTTGGGTGAGCAGCAAGGCAATCAGGCTGTAGCCGATGTAGGTCGCCCACACCAAGCGGGGAAAGGCGAAGCCCACGGTGGCAATCACAGTGCAGAGCAACAGCAGCTTCAGCTGGGTGTCATCACGCCGCAGGAGCCGCTGAACCAGTCCCACCAGCACCTTGGCCATTGTCGCTGCCCCCAGATTCGGAAGTGAGCTGCGACTGTCAAGCCTTACTCAATCGAGCAAGGAGAGCTGCTGGTGCTTGTTGGCGGGGACCGCAGTTGGCTTGAGTGCTCTGCAATCCCATGGCTCCGCTGGCGCTGGCGTGAGCATCGGCTCGAGGGCGCGTCGGTGAGCTCCATCACCCGGTTCCAGCCAGATGCTCTCCAACCCCTCGGGGATGATCACCGGCATCCGATCGTGCAATGGGGCCACCAGGCTGTTGGGCTGCGTGGTGATCACGCAGCAGGTCTCCACTTCACTGCCATCGGGGCCGATCCAGCGGTCCCAGACACCGGCCAGCCAGAACAGTTGCCGGTCTTTGCGCTGGATCAGGTGCCCCTTTTCAAAAAAGCCGGTGCTCGGCAGAAGGCAGCGGTGATGACGCCATGGCCCGCGAAAGGAGGCTTTCTCCGCGATGGTTTCGGCGCGGGCATTGATCGGTCGCGGCGCCTGCAGCGGGTCCTTGACCCAGCCCGGCAGGAGGCCCCAGAGCATGTGGGAGAGACGGTCTTCACCGTGCTCACGCCGCACAGCCAGCACCGGTTCTTGGGGGCGGATCAGCTCGCGGGGGGCGTAATGCTCCAGCCAGGCGCAGTCCTCCGGCCGCAACCAGCTGCGCAGCAGCTGCTGCAATTCCGCGCGAGGCGTGTCGAGGCAGTAGCGACCACACATGGGCAGAAGCTAGGCGCCGTTCGGTTCTCACACCCGTTGATTGCCAGAGATCCCTCGTAGCGTGTCGGAACTCTCAGGCCATCCATGCCGATCCGCCAGGACGACAACCAGCCGAACCGTCGCTTCGGGATCATCAACCTGGTGCTGATTGGCTTCGGGGTGTTGCTGCTGGCCAGCAGCTTCCTCCCCAGCAATGGCATGCAGCAGGTGCCGCGGGTGCCCTACTCCCTGTTCATTGATCAGGTGAATGACGGTGCGGTGAAGCGGGCCTTCATCACGCAAGACCAGATTCGCTACGAGCTGAGCGATCCCGAGGAGGGCACGCCTCCGGTGCTGGCCACCACGCCGATCTTCGACATGGATCTGCCCCAACGCCTCGAGACCAAGGGCGTTGAGTTCGCGGCAGCTCCCCCGAAGAAGCCGAACATCTTCACCACCATCCTCAGCTGGGTGGTGCCGCCCCTGATCTTCATCCTGGTGCTGCAGTTTTTTGCTCGCCGCTCGATGGGCGGTGGTGCTCAGGGGGCGTTGAGCTTCACCAAGAGCAAGGCCAAGGTGTACGTGCCCGATGAGGAGTCGCGGATCACCTTCGCCGATGTGGCGGGCGTGGATGAGGCGAAGCAGGAACTCACCGAGATCGTCGACTTCCTCAAGCGCCCTGAGCGCTATGCCGAGATCGGTGCGCGTATTCCTAAAGGTGTGCTGCTTGTCGGCCCTCCCGGCACCGGTAAGACCCTGCTGTCCAAGGCCGTGGCCGGCGAAGCCGAGGTGCCCTTCTTCATCATTTCCGGATCGGAGTTCGTGGAACTCTTCGTTGGTGCCGGTGCCGCTCGCGTGCGCGACCTGTTTGAAGAAGCAAAGAAAAAAGCGCCCTGCATCATCTTCATCGACGAACTGGACGCCATCGGCAAGAGCCGTTCAGGCTCCATGGGCGTTGTCGGCGGCAACGACGAACGGGAGCAGACCCTCAACCAGCTGCTCACTGAGATGGATGGCTTTACCGCCCAGGACAAGCCGGTGATCGTTCTGGCGGCCACCAACCAGCCCGAGGTGCTCGATGCAGCCCTGCTGCGTCCCGGTCGTTTCGACCGGCAAGTGCTCGTGGACCGTCCGGACCTCTCCGGCCGCAAGACCATCCTCGAGATCTACGCCAAAAAGGTGAAGCTCGCTGCAGGTGTTGACCTCGACAGCGTCGCCCAGGCCACCAGTGGTTTTGCCGGCGCTGATCTCGCCAACCTGGTGAATGAAGCTGCCCTGCTCGCAGCGCGTGCCCAGCGCACCAGCGTTGAGCAGCAGGACCTCGGTGAAGCGATCGAGCGGGTTGTGGCCGGTCTGGAGAAGAAGAGCCGCGTCCTTCAGGACGATGAAAAGAAGGTGGTGGCGTATCACGAGGTGGGCCACGCGATCGTGGGCCATCTCATGCC containing:
- a CDS encoding DUF3122 domain-containing protein; the encoded protein is MRRLFCCLLAALGLLLLTPGLAWAQVHQHENEDGVAMVRSLESLRDLDYDSWQAVAYREGPPGQPVVLRVVGYPGKLRLDHPVSLQVLAGRREWQLDDITLANPVLATDGRDAAAEFALDPLLDDLSNNRPLRLALPGVFTELPIPPYVVGEWRSLQDLPLS
- a CDS encoding SOS response-associated peptidase; the protein is MCGRYCLDTPRAELQQLLRSWLRPEDCAWLEHYAPRELIRPQEPVLAVRREHGEDRLSHMLWGLLPGWVKDPLQAPRPINARAETIAEKASFRGPWRHHRCLLPSTGFFEKGHLIQRKDRQLFWLAGVWDRWIGPDGSEVETCCVITTQPNSLVAPLHDRMPVIIPEGLESIWLEPGDGAHRRALEPMLTPAPAEPWDCRALKPTAVPANKHQQLSLLD
- a CDS encoding potassium channel family protein, coding for MAKVLVGLVQRLLRRDDTQLKLLLLCTVIATVGFAFPRLVWATYIGYSLIALLLTQVMVGSSNAPNWSDALYRGLGLMALVTMWLWLLTPLELIYSGMPLALSWSVLVGWSVIRLVTRFASTKRVTEALLMGATAGYLHIGLAAGLVMSALETIQPGSFQPLEMANVGDSSVLASARLFSAINYYAFVCLTTVGFGDISPMLPLSRMVSVATSVAGPLYLAAVMGVLIGRFASSLDRQSRER
- the ribD gene encoding bifunctional diaminohydroxyphosphoribosylaminopyrimidine deaminase/5-amino-6-(5-phosphoribosylamino)uracil reductase RibD, whose translation is MWELWMRRALALAALAEGHTSPNPLVGAVVLDREGRLVGEGFHSRAGDAHAEVGALRQAGDAARGGTLVVTLEPCCHHGRTPPCSEAVLRAGIGRVVIALEDPDPRVDGGGIRQLRQAGLEVISGVLREEARQQNRAFLHRVRTGRPFGVLKWAMSLDGRTALPNGASQWISGPPARDWVHQLRSGMDAVVVGGGTVRGDDPLLTSRGRRSPEPLRVVLSRSLDLPDRAQLWDTAVAPTLVAHGPDADLRRLPSGPEALGLSACEPQQLMEALAERGCNQVLWECGPELAAAAIQQGCVQEIAAVVAPKLMGGMAARTPLGDLNFSAMDQVLQGQWHQSEPMGNDWLLRWRSGS
- a CDS encoding helix-turn-helix transcriptional regulator; the protein is MSRGRLKGSFQLDGSRQLPVLSIQTNQDLLLQGNRRPGVFPLSWSTTDQLPVVRGKGTQPGSLHGFHAGLSDAFVQLPAGDHIQVALVSQTRFEQLATATGDHQTLEVIHRSNSANVHPQRFAEISSLIQAQLMGGGQEDLVEVAVLEALSPHQLQGTASGELGVGGRTDEGSGGLGFKNTGQAITLNDLSATIFASRSSIVHHSRQSFGTGPMALLKQIRLSQVHHALSSPEVQQTIGGSTVHEIACHYGFQSRNHLARDYRNQFGESPSATLQRASAPGMSIQSVSVAQSPQMAMALR
- the ftsH gene encoding ATP-dependent zinc metalloprotease FtsH, which produces MPIRQDDNQPNRRFGIINLVLIGFGVLLLASSFLPSNGMQQVPRVPYSLFIDQVNDGAVKRAFITQDQIRYELSDPEEGTPPVLATTPIFDMDLPQRLETKGVEFAAAPPKKPNIFTTILSWVVPPLIFILVLQFFARRSMGGGAQGALSFTKSKAKVYVPDEESRITFADVAGVDEAKQELTEIVDFLKRPERYAEIGARIPKGVLLVGPPGTGKTLLSKAVAGEAEVPFFIISGSEFVELFVGAGAARVRDLFEEAKKKAPCIIFIDELDAIGKSRSGSMGVVGGNDEREQTLNQLLTEMDGFTAQDKPVIVLAATNQPEVLDAALLRPGRFDRQVLVDRPDLSGRKTILEIYAKKVKLAAGVDLDSVAQATSGFAGADLANLVNEAALLAARAQRTSVEQQDLGEAIERVVAGLEKKSRVLQDDEKKVVAYHEVGHAIVGHLMPGGSKVAKISIVPRGMSALGYTLQLPTEERFLNSKEELQGQIATLLGGRSAEEIVFGKITTGAANDLQRATDLAEQMVGTYGMSDTLGPLAYDKQGGGRFLGGGNNPRRSVSDATAQAIDKEVRGLVDQAHDDALAILRENMALLETIAQKILEKEVIEGDDLKQMLEASVLPSGVTA